A stretch of the Pedobacter sp. MC2016-14 genome encodes the following:
- a CDS encoding DUF4293 domain-containing protein, which translates to MIQRVQSIWLLLTSLTLVCLLFLPLITKNESGGELTMYTCGLYQTTQLAPAQSVKVAAYLPLLVFHIFLAVLAFGNIFMFKNRVLQKRIAVITVILLTVLNFWVFKSAQGMPGGLENTTAGAGAFMPIVAIIWCFLAVRGIRNDERLIRSADRLR; encoded by the coding sequence ATGATACAAAGAGTGCAATCGATCTGGCTATTACTAACAAGTTTAACCCTTGTATGCCTGCTGTTTTTACCCTTAATTACCAAAAATGAAAGTGGTGGCGAACTAACGATGTATACTTGTGGCTTGTACCAAACTACACAATTGGCGCCTGCCCAAAGCGTAAAGGTAGCAGCCTATCTGCCCTTGCTTGTTTTTCATATTTTTCTGGCTGTACTGGCATTTGGCAACATTTTTATGTTCAAAAACCGCGTTTTGCAGAAAAGAATTGCAGTAATTACTGTTATTTTACTTACTGTTTTAAATTTCTGGGTGTTTAAATCTGCGCAGGGAATGCCGGGCGGACTGGAAAACACCACGGCTGGTGCAGGTGCCTTTATGCCTATTGTAGCGATTATATGGTGCTTTTTGGCCGTTAGAGGCATCCGTAACGATGAACGTTTAATTCGTTCGGCTGACCGTTTGAGGTAA
- a CDS encoding aconitate hydratase, translating to MAFDIEMIKKVYANFGPRVEAARKLVGRPLTLSEKILYTHLWDTDTQRSFVRGTDYVDFAPDRVAMQDATAQMALLQFMQAGRPKVAVPSTVHCDHLITAKFGAEVDLPAANTESKEVFDFLASVSNKYGIGFWKPGAGIIHQVVLENYAFPGGMMIGTDSHTVNAGGLGMVAIGVGGADACDVMAGLPWELKFPKLIGIKLTGKLNGWTSAKDVILKVAGILTVKGGTGAIVEYFGEGAQNLSCTGKGTICNMGAEIGATTSTFGYDESMERYLRSTDRADVADAANAVKEHLTGDPEVYAEPEKFFDQIIEIDLDTLEPYLNGPFTPDLATPISKMKEVALENGWPMKIDVGLIGSCTNSSYEDISRAVSVARQVADKGLTSKAEYCINPGSEQIRYTIQRDGFMDVFDQIGAKVFTNACGPCIGMWDRVGAEKQERNTIVHSFNRNFAKRADGNPNTFAFVGSPELVTALAIAGDLSFNPLTDTLTNAAGEQVKLDEPSGYELPPRGFDVEDAGYQKPAEDGSGVEVIVSPTSHRLQLLDPFTPWEGTDLKGLKLLIKAKGKCTTDHISMAGPWLKFRGHLDNISNNMLIGAVNYFNDKTDNVKNEITGEYGPVPATQRAYKAEGVGSIVVGDENYGEGSSREHAAMEPRHLGVRAVLVKSFARIHETNLKKQGMLGLTFVHKEDYDKILEDDIIDIVGLTTFTPNVPLTIVLHHADGTIEDFPVNHSYNAQQIEWFIAGGALNIIRREAAAKLAAN from the coding sequence ATGGCTTTTGATATAGAAATGATCAAAAAGGTGTATGCAAACTTTGGTCCCCGCGTAGAAGCGGCCCGTAAATTAGTTGGCAGACCTTTAACACTCTCAGAAAAAATATTATATACCCACCTTTGGGATACAGATACCCAAAGATCTTTTGTTAGGGGTACTGACTATGTAGATTTTGCACCAGACAGAGTGGCCATGCAGGATGCAACGGCGCAAATGGCTTTATTGCAGTTTATGCAAGCCGGTCGCCCTAAAGTTGCGGTTCCTTCTACGGTGCACTGTGATCACCTTATTACCGCTAAATTTGGCGCAGAGGTTGATTTACCTGCTGCAAATACAGAGAGTAAAGAAGTTTTTGATTTTTTGGCTTCAGTTTCCAACAAATATGGAATTGGATTCTGGAAACCAGGTGCTGGTATCATTCACCAGGTAGTGCTTGAAAACTATGCCTTCCCGGGCGGTATGATGATCGGTACCGATTCTCATACAGTGAATGCGGGTGGTTTAGGAATGGTGGCTATTGGTGTAGGTGGTGCTGATGCCTGCGATGTAATGGCCGGATTGCCATGGGAGCTTAAATTCCCTAAATTAATTGGTATTAAACTGACCGGTAAATTAAACGGATGGACTTCTGCAAAAGACGTGATCCTGAAAGTTGCTGGTATTTTAACCGTAAAAGGTGGTACTGGTGCCATTGTTGAATATTTTGGCGAGGGCGCACAAAACCTGAGCTGTACTGGTAAAGGTACCATTTGCAACATGGGTGCTGAGATTGGTGCAACCACCTCTACGTTCGGTTATGACGAAAGTATGGAGCGTTATTTACGTTCTACAGACCGTGCTGATGTTGCTGATGCTGCAAATGCAGTGAAAGAGCATTTAACCGGAGATCCTGAAGTTTATGCTGAACCAGAGAAATTCTTTGACCAAATCATCGAAATTGACCTGGATACTTTAGAGCCATATTTGAATGGTCCGTTTACGCCAGATTTGGCTACTCCGATTTCAAAAATGAAAGAAGTAGCCCTTGAAAACGGCTGGCCAATGAAAATTGATGTTGGATTGATTGGTTCTTGTACCAACTCATCTTACGAGGATATTTCACGTGCGGTGAGCGTTGCGAGACAGGTTGCGGATAAAGGTTTAACTTCTAAAGCTGAATACTGCATTAACCCTGGTTCTGAGCAAATCCGTTACACCATTCAACGTGATGGTTTCATGGATGTTTTTGACCAGATTGGCGCTAAAGTATTTACCAATGCCTGCGGACCTTGTATAGGAATGTGGGACCGTGTAGGTGCTGAGAAACAAGAAAGAAATACCATTGTACACTCCTTTAACAGGAATTTTGCTAAACGTGCCGATGGTAACCCGAATACTTTTGCTTTTGTAGGCTCGCCTGAACTGGTAACTGCTTTGGCTATTGCTGGTGACCTGAGCTTTAACCCACTTACTGATACCCTAACCAATGCTGCAGGCGAACAGGTAAAACTGGACGAGCCATCAGGATATGAATTGCCTCCAAGAGGTTTTGATGTAGAAGATGCAGGTTATCAAAAACCAGCTGAAGACGGTTCTGGTGTTGAAGTGATTGTATCACCAACATCGCACAGGCTTCAGTTACTTGATCCATTTACACCTTGGGAAGGTACAGACCTTAAAGGTTTAAAATTATTGATCAAAGCGAAAGGTAAATGTACAACAGACCATATTTCTATGGCTGGACCGTGGTTGAAATTCCGTGGTCACCTGGATAACATTTCAAACAATATGCTGATTGGTGCGGTAAACTATTTTAACGACAAAACAGACAATGTTAAAAATGAAATTACTGGTGAGTATGGTCCTGTACCTGCAACTCAACGCGCATACAAAGCAGAAGGAGTTGGATCTATTGTAGTTGGAGATGAAAACTACGGTGAAGGTTCATCGCGTGAGCACGCAGCAATGGAGCCACGTCACCTTGGTGTACGTGCGGTACTGGTAAAATCTTTTGCAAGGATTCATGAAACCAACCTTAAAAAACAAGGTATGCTTGGATTGACCTTTGTACACAAAGAAGATTATGACAAGATTTTGGAAGATGACATTATTGACATTGTAGGTTTAACAACCTTTACACCTAATGTACCATTAACCATTGTTCTTCATCATGCTGATGGTACTATAGAAGATTTCCCTGTAAACCACAGTTACAATGCACAACAAATTGAATGGTTTATTGCTGGTGGCGCGTTGAATATCATTCGCAGAGAAGCTGCAGCAAAATTAGCAGCTAACTAG
- a CDS encoding DEAD/DEAH box helicase, which translates to MNNPFKLLGISDDVVNAVKDLGFENPTPIQEQSIPVLLEGNNDFVGLAQTGTGKTAAFGLPLLELIDFKSNKPQALILCPTRELCLQITSDIKNFSKNISGASVVAVYGGANIMQQLREIRNGVQIVVATPGRMLDIINRKAIDFTNVKFVVLDEADEMLNMGFQEDINDILSTTPDDKKTWLFSATMPPEVRRIAKNYMDSPIELTMGTKNTGNVNIEHEYYTVRARDKYAALKRIVDFNPEIFAVVFCKTKLDTQDVAEHLIKDGYNADALHGDLSQQQRDKVMQRFRDRNMQLLIATDVAARGIDVNNVTHVINYSLPDEIESYTHRSGRTGRAGKTGVSICIINSKELGKIRSIERIIGKKFTKAELPTGFDVCEKQLFALVHKVHNVEVNEAQIEQYMPRIMDEFAELSKDEVIKRFASLEFNRFLEYYKNAPDLNATDERGERGERGERGERGPRSSAGYTRLFINLGSVDDFTRGDLLSFVCNNGKISGKSIGKIDLKGVYSFFEVEDDSVDSLFNNFKEIQFNNRGVRIEKSGDAPVGDRKERGGYGGGERRGGGERKSYGGGGSRGGYASGGRSSGGAGRREGGSAGGGFKDFSGRSREDRGASSGPRREGSGSGDRRRRS; encoded by the coding sequence ATGAATAACCCATTTAAATTATTGGGGATAAGTGATGATGTTGTTAATGCTGTAAAGGATTTAGGTTTCGAAAATCCAACACCTATTCAGGAACAAAGTATTCCTGTGCTGTTAGAGGGCAATAACGATTTTGTTGGTTTGGCCCAAACAGGAACAGGAAAAACAGCCGCATTTGGTTTGCCGCTGTTAGAATTGATAGACTTTAAAAGCAATAAGCCGCAGGCATTGATTTTATGCCCGACTAGAGAGCTTTGCTTGCAGATTACCAGCGACATCAAGAATTTCTCAAAAAACATCTCTGGAGCTAGTGTAGTTGCCGTTTACGGTGGCGCTAACATTATGCAACAGCTGCGTGAGATTAGAAACGGTGTACAAATTGTTGTGGCTACACCGGGCCGAATGTTAGACATCATTAACCGTAAAGCAATTGACTTCACTAACGTGAAGTTTGTAGTGCTAGACGAGGCAGATGAAATGTTAAACATGGGCTTCCAGGAAGACATCAACGACATTTTGTCTACTACTCCTGACGACAAAAAAACATGGCTTTTCTCTGCTACTATGCCTCCTGAGGTAAGAAGAATAGCTAAAAACTACATGGACAGCCCAATTGAACTGACCATGGGTACCAAAAACACAGGTAACGTAAATATTGAGCATGAGTACTACACTGTACGTGCAAGAGATAAATATGCTGCCTTAAAAAGAATTGTAGATTTTAATCCTGAAATTTTTGCAGTAGTATTCTGTAAAACTAAACTGGATACCCAGGATGTTGCAGAGCACCTGATTAAAGATGGTTACAATGCGGATGCTTTACACGGAGATTTATCTCAACAACAACGTGATAAAGTAATGCAGCGTTTCCGTGACCGTAACATGCAATTGCTGATTGCAACTGATGTTGCTGCCCGCGGTATTGACGTAAACAACGTTACGCACGTAATCAACTACTCTTTACCTGATGAAATTGAAAGTTATACCCACAGAAGCGGTCGTACCGGTCGTGCTGGTAAAACCGGAGTTTCCATCTGTATCATCAATTCAAAAGAACTAGGAAAAATCCGTTCTATTGAAAGGATTATTGGTAAGAAATTTACAAAAGCAGAATTACCTACAGGTTTTGATGTTTGCGAAAAACAATTGTTTGCATTGGTACACAAAGTTCACAATGTAGAGGTAAATGAGGCTCAGATAGAGCAGTATATGCCACGCATTATGGATGAGTTTGCTGAACTGAGCAAAGATGAAGTGATTAAACGTTTTGCATCTTTAGAGTTTAACCGCTTTTTAGAATATTACAAAAACGCACCTGATTTGAATGCTACAGATGAGCGTGGCGAGAGAGGCGAACGTGGTGAAAGAGGCGAACGCGGACCTAGAAGCAGTGCTGGTTACACCCGTCTGTTTATCAACTTAGGTTCCGTAGACGACTTTACGCGTGGCGACTTGTTATCATTTGTTTGCAACAACGGTAAAATCAGCGGAAAATCAATCGGCAAAATCGACTTAAAAGGTGTGTATTCATTCTTTGAAGTAGAAGATGACAGTGTTGATTCTTTATTCAATAACTTTAAAGAGATCCAATTTAACAACCGTGGCGTGAGGATTGAAAAATCTGGCGACGCACCTGTTGGCGACCGCAAAGAACGTGGTGGTTACGGTGGCGGAGAACGCAGAGGCGGTGGCGAACGCAAAAGTTACGGCGGTGGCGGTAGCAGAGGCGGATACGCTAGCGGCGGAAGAAGCTCTGGTGGTGCCGGAAGACGTGAAGGCGGTAGCGCTGGTGGCGGATTTAAAGATTTCTCTGGCAGAAGCCGTGAGGACAGAGGCGCAAGCAGCGGTCCGAGAAGAGAAGGAAGCGGAAGCGGAGACAGAAGACGCAGGTCATAG
- the truA gene encoding tRNA pseudouridine(38-40) synthase TruA yields MNTQRFFIEISYNGSNYHGWQIQPNSLTVQECLDKALSVYFRQPVVSLGCGRTDAGVHARQFFAHFDLHFSADSDAVVNEGFLGKSLAGINSLLPYDIAAKRIFKVHQDAHARFDATARAYQYHLHFHKDPFELNRSWLFKGELDVAAMNEAAQLLLKYTDFSCFSKSNTQTFTNNCKITEARFENSPQGLVFTIRADRFLRNMVRAIVGTLVMVGKKEITLNQLNEIIESKNRSNAGQSVPACGLYLVTVAYPFVN; encoded by the coding sequence TTGAACACACAGCGTTTTTTTATCGAGATCAGCTACAATGGTAGTAATTACCATGGATGGCAAATTCAGCCCAACTCCTTAACGGTGCAGGAATGTCTGGATAAAGCTTTATCTGTCTATTTCCGGCAGCCGGTAGTTTCTCTTGGTTGCGGACGTACAGATGCGGGTGTACACGCGAGGCAGTTTTTTGCACATTTCGACCTGCATTTTTCGGCAGATTCGGATGCTGTTGTAAATGAAGGCTTCCTTGGCAAAAGCTTAGCCGGTATCAATTCTCTATTGCCTTATGATATTGCGGCAAAGCGCATTTTTAAAGTACATCAGGATGCACATGCACGTTTTGACGCTACTGCCCGCGCATACCAATACCATCTTCATTTTCATAAAGACCCTTTTGAGCTTAACCGTTCCTGGCTGTTTAAAGGAGAACTTGATGTAGCCGCAATGAACGAAGCCGCACAACTGCTTTTAAAATATACAGATTTTTCCTGCTTCAGTAAATCCAATACGCAAACCTTTACCAACAACTGCAAAATTACCGAAGCCAGATTTGAAAACAGTCCTCAGGGCTTGGTCTTTACCATCCGGGCAGATCGTTTTTTAAGAAACATGGTACGTGCAATTGTGGGTACACTGGTCATGGTAGGTAAAAAGGAAATTACCCTTAACCAGCTCAACGAAATTATTGAAAGTAAAAACCGCAGCAACGCAGGGCAGTCTGTTCCGGCCTGTGGTTTGTATCTGGTCACTGTAGCTTATCCTTTTGTAAACTAA
- the rlmH gene encoding 23S rRNA (pseudouridine(1915)-N(3))-methyltransferase RlmH, with protein MKITLLVVGKTEDKYLLEGMDKYLNRLKHYIGFNLVVIPELKNTKSLTEAQQKSKEAELISKQLSNSDLVVLLDEKGKKYTSVSFANYLNKQMIGSVQHLVFVIGGPYGFDESIYKRSNGSLSLSDMTFSHQMVRLFFIEQLYRAFSILKGEPYHHE; from the coding sequence ATGAAGATTACATTACTGGTGGTGGGTAAAACTGAAGATAAGTACCTTTTAGAAGGAATGGACAAATACCTGAACCGGCTAAAACATTACATCGGTTTTAACCTTGTGGTGATACCAGAATTAAAAAACACCAAAAGCCTAACCGAAGCGCAACAAAAATCTAAAGAAGCAGAGCTAATTTCAAAACAGCTCAGTAATTCAGATCTGGTAGTGCTACTGGACGAAAAGGGCAAAAAATACACTTCGGTTTCTTTTGCTAATTATTTAAACAAACAGATGATTGGCAGCGTTCAACATCTGGTATTTGTAATTGGCGGGCCTTATGGATTTGACGAAAGCATTTATAAGCGCTCAAATGGTAGCTTGTCCCTGTCAGATATGACTTTCTCTCACCAAATGGTTCGTCTGTTCTTTATTGAGCAGCTTTACCGCGCCTTTAGTATTTTAAAAGGAGAGCCTTATCACCACGAATAA
- a CDS encoding polysaccharide deacetylase family protein, with the protein MYLVKSPLLLKWYYSSLIWNKARNQKVIYLTFDDGPIPDVTDFVLKTLKSFAVKATFFCIGDNIRKHPEVFLRVKADGHSIGNHTFNHLKGWKTEDESYLKNFAACQELTGTKLFRPPYGRIKKSQVKKLRNLYPDLQIIMWDVLSGDFDLELSPERCYQNVIEHTGNGAIIVFHDSLKAFDRLKYALPKALEYLIAQGYQFKSL; encoded by the coding sequence ATGTACCTTGTTAAATCTCCCCTGCTGCTAAAGTGGTATTACTCATCTTTAATTTGGAATAAGGCCCGCAACCAGAAGGTGATTTATTTGACTTTTGACGACGGTCCTATACCCGATGTTACAGACTTTGTATTAAAAACACTAAAGTCCTTTGCTGTTAAAGCTACTTTCTTTTGTATTGGCGACAATATCCGCAAACATCCGGAAGTATTTTTACGGGTTAAAGCCGATGGTCACAGCATAGGCAACCATACCTTTAACCACCTTAAAGGCTGGAAAACGGAGGACGAAAGCTATCTCAAAAACTTTGCTGCATGCCAGGAACTTACCGGCACAAAATTGTTTCGCCCACCCTACGGAAGAATCAAAAAGTCGCAGGTAAAAAAACTCCGAAACCTCTATCCCGACCTGCAGATCATTATGTGGGACGTGCTTAGCGGCGACTTTGATCTTGAGCTTTCCCCGGAACGGTGCTACCAAAATGTGATTGAGCACACCGGCAATGGAGCCATCATAGTTTTTCACGATAGCCTGAAAGCTTTTGACCGATTAAAATACGCCCTTCCAAAGGCGCTGGAATACCTGATTGCGCAGGGGTATCAGTTTAAAAGCCTGTAG
- a CDS encoding TolC family protein — protein MKSVNPFMPLFRFSLLFSCLLCATFYVEAQEVITIQEAINKTLSNNLQIKQSQLSESLSDENYKQSKNALFPSVNGGSSYNINFGRSLDPSTQEFVSQKFSSFNGNLNASVNLFQGFQKMNQIKQNKLLLEADQTNTAKVKNDLILQVITAYLQILYNKDFLVTANQQLAVAESQLKQQQQLLDVGNKTLADLSQAKSQVATAQLSVTNAANALTISYLTLAQLMDIPSASKYEIQAPLLASFNNPSTQYNPDQVYDEALKIFPDVKLAAIRTEAAKRAIEVAKGSYYPSLSFGGSLGTNYSSSRYRMIATGMVERYPFIDQFTDNFNQAVGINLQIPIFTGYAARSGVRRARISYLQNQTQEQLTKNNLNKVIYQAVADLKAAESRFQSTTDTYLAQKDAYYVIEQRYEVGLVNSLDYSTAQTNLNKAEIDMIQAKYDLLFRAKVIDYYLGRQITF, from the coding sequence ATGAAATCCGTTAACCCATTTATGCCGCTCTTCCGGTTTAGCTTGCTGTTTTCCTGCTTGCTTTGTGCTACTTTTTATGTAGAGGCCCAGGAAGTCATTACCATCCAGGAAGCCATTAATAAAACATTGAGCAATAACCTTCAAATCAAACAGTCGCAACTCAGCGAGAGTTTGTCTGATGAGAATTACAAGCAAAGTAAAAATGCGCTTTTTCCCAGTGTTAATGGTGGCTCAAGCTATAACATTAATTTTGGGCGGAGCCTTGATCCCTCTACGCAAGAGTTTGTAAGCCAGAAGTTTTCCTCCTTTAACGGAAACCTTAATGCCAGTGTAAACTTGTTCCAGGGCTTCCAGAAAATGAACCAGATCAAGCAGAATAAATTGTTGCTGGAGGCCGATCAAACCAATACTGCAAAGGTTAAAAACGATCTAATATTACAGGTCATAACTGCTTACCTTCAAATTCTTTATAATAAAGATTTTTTGGTTACGGCCAATCAGCAGCTTGCTGTTGCAGAGAGCCAGCTAAAGCAACAACAGCAACTGCTAGATGTTGGGAATAAAACACTGGCAGATTTATCTCAGGCAAAATCGCAGGTGGCCACGGCACAGCTTAGTGTTACCAATGCTGCAAATGCACTCACCATTTCTTACTTAACGCTTGCGCAACTCATGGACATCCCTTCTGCCAGCAAATATGAAATTCAGGCGCCGCTGTTAGCCAGTTTTAATAATCCATCTACGCAGTACAACCCAGATCAGGTGTATGATGAGGCCTTAAAAATATTTCCCGATGTTAAACTTGCGGCCATCCGTACTGAAGCGGCAAAACGCGCTATAGAAGTGGCTAAGGGAAGTTATTATCCCAGCCTTTCTTTTGGTGGTAGCCTCGGCACTAATTATTCCAGCAGCAGGTACAGGATGATTGCAACTGGAATGGTAGAACGTTATCCCTTTATAGATCAGTTTACAGATAACTTTAACCAGGCGGTGGGTATAAACCTGCAAATCCCAATTTTTACCGGTTATGCCGCACGTTCTGGTGTAAGACGCGCAAGAATCAGCTATCTTCAAAACCAAACGCAAGAACAGTTAACCAAAAACAACTTAAACAAAGTCATTTATCAGGCTGTTGCAGATTTAAAAGCGGCTGAAAGCAGGTTTCAATCCACTACAGATACTTACCTGGCACAAAAAGATGCTTATTATGTAATCGAACAGCGTTATGAAGTTGGTCTGGTCAATTCGCTCGACTACAGCACGGCACAAACAAATTTAAATAAGGCAGAGATAGACATGATTCAGGCTAAATACGATCTGCTGTTCAGGGCCAAGGTTATTGACTATTACCTCGGTCGTCAAATCACATTTTAA
- a CDS encoding NAD(P)H-dependent glycerol-3-phosphate dehydrogenase, whose amino-acid sequence MEPKVAMIGGGSWATAIVKMLSDNLSEKEIYWWMRSDDSINHIKKYRHNPNYLSSVEIKLPETHISSDIKSIIKAADYVVLNVPAAFLKETLKEVTPEDLKGKKIVSAIKGIVPDENQIIGEFIHEKYNIPLKDILVISGPCHAEEVALEKLSYLTIACIDVEAALDFSRLLNTRYLKTNSSDDIFGTEYAAVLKNIYAVASGICHGIGYGDNFQAVLISNAVREISRFVDAVHPINRDINESAYLGDLLVTAYSQFSRNRTFGNMIGKGYTVKSAQLEMNMIAEGYYAVNCMHHINKKYKVEMPISRAVYAILYEKHSPHIEMRLLTEQLN is encoded by the coding sequence ATGGAGCCAAAAGTTGCTATGATTGGTGGGGGTAGTTGGGCTACTGCCATTGTAAAAATGCTTTCAGACAATCTCTCAGAAAAAGAGATTTATTGGTGGATGCGGAGTGATGATTCCATTAATCACATCAAAAAGTACAGGCATAACCCCAATTATTTAAGCTCTGTGGAGATTAAACTCCCCGAAACCCACATTTCTTCTGATATCAAATCCATCATTAAAGCTGCGGATTACGTGGTTTTAAATGTGCCTGCAGCTTTTTTAAAAGAAACTTTAAAAGAAGTTACACCAGAAGACCTGAAAGGTAAAAAGATCGTTTCGGCCATCAAAGGCATCGTGCCGGATGAAAATCAGATTATTGGAGAGTTTATCCACGAAAAATACAACATTCCATTAAAAGATATCCTGGTTATCAGTGGCCCTTGCCATGCTGAAGAGGTTGCGCTGGAAAAACTGTCTTATTTAACCATCGCCTGCATTGATGTGGAAGCTGCACTTGATTTTTCCCGTTTGCTCAATACGCGCTACCTCAAAACAAACAGCTCTGATGATATTTTCGGGACTGAATATGCTGCGGTTTTGAAGAACATTTACGCCGTAGCAAGTGGCATTTGTCATGGTATTGGCTATGGGGATAACTTTCAGGCGGTATTAATTTCCAATGCGGTTAGAGAAATCAGCCGTTTTGTAGATGCGGTTCACCCCATCAACAGGGATATCAATGAGTCGGCCTATCTGGGCGATTTGCTGGTAACGGCCTATTCGCAATTTAGCCGTAACCGTACTTTTGGTAACATGATTGGTAAGGGTTATACAGTAAAATCTGCCCAGCTGGAAATGAACATGATTGCTGAGGGTTATTATGCTGTAAACTGCATGCACCATATCAATAAAAAATATAAAGTAGAAATGCCTATTAGCAGGGCCGTTTATGCCATTTTATACGAAAAACATTCTCCACATATCGAAATGCGCCTCCTTACTGAGCAGTTAAACTAA
- a CDS encoding efflux RND transporter periplasmic adaptor subunit yields MKLKHILISVGIIIALLFAGKLSGLIGGAKAEKVTVEKAAIRKVIETVTASGKVQPETEVKLSSEVSGEVVELLVKEGDVVKKGQLLCKVRPDVLKSGYDRARASYSSQQASVASSQQQLKQSQGNFANSEATYKRNVELFTKKVISASEFDAAKAAFLTAKTNLESARQNVIAARFGLEQSAANVQEANANLAKATIYAPTDGVISKLSVELGDRILGTAQFEGTEIMRISNLSSMEVNVDVNENDINRVVVGDSATIEVDAFEDKKFKGVVTEIASSSKDVGTTTSVDQVTNFVVKVRILSDSYSGVKGGAKNLPSPFRPGLSATVDIESSSVQGLSVPIQSVFTGNGSDKDKKEGTDADMDKQKNKLTDKMIKQYVYVYNNGTVKKVEVKTGIQNDQNIIVTAGLKAGTEVVTGPYSAIQNRLKDDAKVEKVTKDQLIALEDKK; encoded by the coding sequence ATGAAGCTTAAACACATACTCATTTCCGTAGGCATTATCATCGCCTTGTTGTTTGCCGGCAAGTTGTCGGGACTTATTGGAGGTGCCAAGGCAGAAAAGGTGACTGTAGAAAAGGCAGCGATACGAAAGGTAATAGAAACGGTTACTGCAAGTGGTAAGGTGCAGCCAGAAACGGAAGTTAAACTAAGTTCAGAAGTATCTGGAGAAGTGGTGGAACTGCTGGTTAAAGAAGGTGATGTGGTTAAAAAAGGCCAGCTGCTTTGTAAAGTGCGACCAGATGTGCTAAAGTCTGGTTACGATAGGGCAAGGGCTTCTTACAGTTCGCAGCAGGCCAGCGTGGCTTCTTCGCAGCAACAGTTAAAACAATCGCAAGGAAACTTTGCCAATTCAGAAGCTACCTATAAACGTAATGTAGAGCTCTTTACTAAAAAAGTGATTTCTGCCTCGGAGTTTGATGCAGCTAAGGCTGCTTTCCTTACGGCTAAAACCAATTTGGAAAGCGCCAGGCAAAATGTTATCGCTGCCCGGTTTGGCCTGGAGCAGTCTGCGGCAAACGTACAGGAAGCGAATGCTAACCTGGCCAAGGCTACCATTTATGCGCCAACAGATGGGGTAATCTCTAAATTGTCTGTAGAGCTTGGCGATCGCATTCTGGGTACGGCTCAATTTGAAGGTACAGAGATTATGCGCATCTCTAACCTGTCTTCTATGGAAGTTAATGTAGATGTCAATGAAAACGACATCAACAGGGTAGTAGTGGGCGACAGTGCAACCATTGAAGTGGATGCCTTTGAAGATAAAAAGTTCAAGGGTGTGGTTACTGAAATTGCCAGTTCTTCTAAAGATGTAGGTACTACTACCTCTGTAGATCAGGTTACTAATTTTGTAGTTAAGGTGCGCATCCTGTCTGATTCTTATAGTGGTGTTAAAGGCGGTGCCAAGAACCTTCCTTCTCCATTCAGACCAGGACTTTCTGCTACGGTAGATATTGAAAGTAGTTCTGTACAGGGCCTTTCTGTTCCTATCCAATCTGTGTTCACTGGCAATGGATCAGATAAGGATAAAAAGGAGGGTACTGATGCGGATATGGACAAGCAAAAGAACAAGCTGACCGATAAAATGATAAAGCAATATGTATATGTGTATAACAACGGAACGGTAAAAAAGGTAGAGGTTAAAACAGGCATCCAGAATGATCAAAATATCATTGTTACCGCTGGGCTTAAAGCGGGTACTGAAGTGGTAACCGGGCCATACTCTGCTATTCAAAATAGGCTAAAGGACGATGCTAAGGTAGAAAAAGTTACTAAAGATCAGCTTATTGCCCTGGAAGATAAAAAGTAA